The proteins below come from a single Miscanthus floridulus cultivar M001 chromosome 1, ASM1932011v1, whole genome shotgun sequence genomic window:
- the LOC136466830 gene encoding uncharacterized protein, with the protein MAALSHFISRLSEKGLPFFKLLKAFERFSWSEEADMAFEQLKLFLTKPPIMMVPQLDKTLLIYIATTSRVVTTTIIIKRKEVGHAYKVQKLLYAILITSCKLHHYFEYYKIDLVTKFPLGDILRNKEANGRIIKWAVELGTYSIELRSRSTIKSQALVDFIAKWTKIQEPIPAAYLKH; encoded by the exons atggCTGCTCTTAGCCACTTTATATCACGCCTTagcgaaaagggactaccattcttcaaactactcaaggccttcgagcgcttctcctggtcaGAGGAAGCTGATATGGCCTTTGAGCAACTCAAGTTATTTTtaacgaagcctccgatcatgatggtgcCTCAACTAGACAAAActctattgatctacatcgccaccacttctcGTGTTGTTACCACCACTATCATCATCAAGCGCAAGGAAGTtggacatgcctataag GTTCagaagctgttatacgccattctgATCACATCAtgcaagctccaccattacttcgagtactatAAGATCGACCTGGTCACCAAGtttcctctaggggacatcctccgtaacaaagaggccaatggccgcatcatcaagtgggcagtcgagctcggcacttattcCATTGAATTAAGAAGCAGGTCGACCATTAAGTCGCAAGCGCTAGTTGACTTCATCGctaagtggaccaagatccaagagcccatccccgctgctTACCtcaagcactag